From the genome of Halobellus litoreus, one region includes:
- the glpK gene encoding glycerol kinase GlpK encodes MTNTYVGSIDQGTTGTRFIAFDHSGTVVANAYEKHEQIYPEPGWVEHDAVEIWENTQAVVESGLREASIAPEQLDALGITNQRETTVVWDAESGRPVHNALVWQDRRTTDRVEELESADKVEWIRGKTGLEADAYFSATKTEWLLDNAEPLKMQSVRDDDLRSRAEAGELLMGTIDAWLIYNLTGNHVTDVTNASRTMLYNIHDLTWDEDLLGEFDVPATMLPEVRPSSDEALYGHTDRDGFLGAEVPVAGALGDQQAALFGQTCFDEGDAKNTYGTGSFYLMNTGTEAVDSDHGLLTTIGFQLSGEPVQYALEGSIFITGAAIEWLEDVDLINNAAQTAELARSVESTDGVYLVPAFTGLGAPHWDGRARGTIVGMTRGTRKEHIVRAALESIAYQTRDVAEAMEADSGIETASLRVDGGAVKNSFLCQLQSDVLGIEIARPQVDETTALGAAYAAGLAVGYWETVDELRDNWQVDREFAPEMPSATADRRYGRWGEAVERSLDWAREE; translated from the coding sequence ATGACGAACACCTACGTCGGTTCGATCGATCAGGGGACGACCGGAACGCGGTTCATCGCGTTCGATCACAGCGGAACGGTCGTCGCGAACGCCTACGAGAAGCACGAACAGATCTACCCGGAACCGGGCTGGGTCGAACACGATGCCGTCGAAATCTGGGAGAACACGCAAGCCGTCGTCGAAAGCGGCCTCCGGGAGGCGAGCATCGCTCCCGAGCAGCTGGACGCCCTCGGAATCACGAACCAGCGCGAGACGACGGTCGTGTGGGACGCCGAAAGCGGACGGCCGGTCCACAACGCGCTGGTGTGGCAGGACCGCCGCACCACCGACCGCGTCGAGGAACTGGAGTCAGCCGATAAGGTCGAGTGGATCCGCGGGAAGACCGGCCTCGAAGCCGACGCGTACTTCTCGGCGACGAAGACCGAGTGGCTCCTCGACAACGCCGAACCCCTGAAGATGCAGAGCGTCCGCGACGACGACCTCCGGTCGCGAGCGGAGGCGGGCGAACTGCTGATGGGGACGATCGACGCGTGGTTGATCTACAACCTCACCGGTAACCACGTCACAGACGTGACGAACGCCTCACGGACGATGCTGTACAACATCCACGATCTGACGTGGGACGAGGACCTCCTCGGGGAGTTCGACGTACCGGCGACGATGCTCCCGGAAGTACGCCCCTCTTCCGACGAGGCGCTCTACGGTCACACCGACCGCGACGGGTTCCTGGGTGCCGAGGTCCCGGTCGCGGGCGCGCTCGGCGACCAGCAGGCCGCGCTGTTCGGACAGACCTGCTTCGACGAGGGCGACGCGAAGAACACGTACGGAACGGGCTCGTTCTACCTGATGAACACGGGCACGGAAGCGGTCGATTCGGATCACGGTCTGCTGACGACGATCGGGTTCCAGCTGTCCGGTGAGCCCGTCCAGTACGCGCTCGAAGGGTCGATCTTCATCACCGGCGCGGCGATCGAGTGGCTCGAAGACGTGGATCTCATCAACAACGCCGCCCAGACTGCAGAACTCGCGCGGTCCGTGGAGTCGACAGACGGCGTGTATCTGGTCCCGGCGTTCACCGGGCTCGGCGCGCCGCACTGGGACGGCCGCGCCCGTGGGACCATCGTGGGGATGACCCGCGGGACCAGAAAGGAGCACATCGTTCGCGCCGCCCTGGAATCGATCGCGTATCAGACGCGCGACGTCGCCGAAGCGATGGAGGCCGACTCGGGGATCGAGACCGCCTCGCTCCGCGTCGACGGCGGCGCGGTCAAGAACTCGTTCCTGTGCCAACTCCAGTCCGACGTCCTCGGGATCGAGATCGCTCGCCCGCAGGTCGACGAGACGACTGCGCTGGGGGCCGCCTACGCCGCCGGGTTGGCCGTCGGCTACTGGGAGACCGTCGACGAACTGCGCGACAACTGGCAGGTCGACAGGGAGTTCGCCCCCGAGATGCCGAGCGCGACCGCCGATCGACGCTACGGGCGATGGGGTGAGGCCGTCGAACGCTCCCTCGACTGGGCCAGAGAGGAGTAG
- a CDS encoding macro domain-containing protein — MDFTVVQGDIAQQSADALVNAAGTSLQMGSGVAGALRRAGGEALNQAAVRKGPVDLGGVAVTDAYDLDAEYVIHAAAMPHYGDGEATAESIRDATRASLERAEELDCESLVVPALGCGVAGFDLAEGARIIAEEIQAHDPRSLGDVRFIAYSGSGYETVSRVADEIRSTRE, encoded by the coding sequence ATGGACTTCACCGTCGTACAGGGGGACATCGCACAGCAGTCGGCGGACGCGCTGGTCAACGCCGCCGGGACGAGCCTCCAGATGGGATCGGGAGTCGCCGGCGCGCTCCGGCGTGCCGGCGGCGAGGCATTGAACCAGGCGGCCGTGAGGAAGGGACCGGTCGACCTCGGCGGCGTCGCCGTCACCGACGCCTACGACCTCGACGCCGAATACGTGATCCACGCGGCCGCGATGCCGCACTACGGCGACGGCGAGGCGACCGCCGAGAGCATCCGCGATGCGACCCGTGCCAGCCTCGAACGCGCCGAGGAACTCGACTGCGAGTCGCTCGTGGTCCCGGCGCTCGGTTGCGGCGTCGCCGGGTTCGACCTCGCCGAGGGCGCTCGTATCATCGCCGAGGAGATTCAGGCGCACGATCCCCGGTCCCTCGGCGACGTCCGGTTCATCGCCTACAGCGGATCCGGCTACGAGACGGTCTCGCGCGTCGCCGACGAGATCCGTTCGACTCGCGAGTGA
- a CDS encoding inositol monophosphatase family protein encodes MNARSVEPPLLEAVAARAVRAGGDYLADAFRDVDIEAEYGTDDVKSAADRVAEERALAVIEEAFPDHAVHGEESGRDGDHRYEWVVDPLDGTNNFAAGIPAFATAACVLADGRPLVSAIYEPLPDSLYLARRGEGATADGESLAAASDRSLPQGTVSFVVGLPAVRDDDHRAVAGTMESAVDARCKRVINTWSPCVDWGLLARGGLDGLVAYRPDVYEQYAGALLAEESGVVRRVFEIDGDGDDLTEVTDVGAATGVGGLYVAAPDRQKCDQLVEAASEALS; translated from the coding sequence ATGAACGCACGCTCCGTCGAGCCCCCGCTTCTGGAGGCGGTCGCCGCGCGAGCGGTCCGCGCGGGCGGCGACTACCTCGCCGACGCGTTCCGGGACGTCGATATCGAGGCCGAGTACGGGACCGACGACGTGAAGTCGGCGGCGGACCGGGTCGCCGAAGAACGCGCGCTCGCCGTGATCGAAGAGGCGTTCCCGGACCACGCCGTCCACGGCGAGGAGTCCGGCCGCGACGGCGACCACCGTTACGAGTGGGTCGTCGACCCCCTCGACGGGACGAACAACTTCGCCGCCGGCATCCCCGCGTTCGCGACGGCGGCGTGCGTCCTGGCGGACGGCCGCCCGCTCGTCTCGGCGATCTACGAACCGCTCCCGGACTCGCTGTATCTCGCGCGGCGCGGCGAGGGTGCGACCGCCGACGGCGAGTCGCTGGCCGCCGCGAGCGACCGCTCGCTGCCGCAGGGGACCGTCTCGTTCGTCGTCGGCCTCCCGGCGGTCCGAGACGACGACCACCGCGCGGTCGCCGGGACGATGGAGTCGGCCGTCGACGCCCGTTGCAAACGCGTCATCAACACCTGGTCGCCCTGCGTCGACTGGGGGCTCTTGGCCCGCGGCGGACTCGACGGACTCGTCGCCTACCGCCCGGACGTCTACGAGCAGTACGCCGGCGCGCTGCTTGCCGAGGAGAGCGGCGTGGTTCGTCGGGTGTTCGAGATCGACGGCGACGGCGACGACCTCACCGAAGTCACGGACGTGGGAGCGGCGACCGGCGTGGGCGGCCTCTACGTCGCGGCGCCGGACCGCCAGAAATGCGACCAGCTGGTCGAGGCGGCGAGCGAGGCGCTGTCGTAG
- a CDS encoding YqjF family protein: MDVLRMRWTDALFAHWPVDPDVVSSRLPDDLQVATYDGAAWLGVVGFVMEDIRPRGAPFGLSFPELNLRTYVTRPDSDDHAVYFFNLDADDRVGVAVARRLFRLPYFRAEISVRREDDAVTLRSRRTHPGAPPARFAGTYRPREEPTAPEPGTLDHFLTENYRFYTAGNRLYYGDISHPPWPLATAEVDIESNTLFAANGFDRPDGDPIAHYAPGTEVTAGRLRRVR; the protein is encoded by the coding sequence ATGGACGTCCTTCGAATGCGGTGGACCGACGCCCTGTTCGCACACTGGCCGGTCGACCCGGACGTCGTGTCGTCTCGGCTCCCCGATGACCTGCAGGTGGCGACCTACGACGGCGCGGCGTGGCTCGGCGTCGTCGGTTTCGTGATGGAAGACATCCGCCCCCGCGGGGCCCCGTTCGGCCTGTCGTTTCCGGAATTGAACCTGCGGACCTACGTGACACGACCGGATAGCGACGATCACGCGGTGTACTTTTTCAACCTCGACGCGGACGACCGGGTCGGCGTCGCCGTCGCTCGACGGCTCTTCCGACTCCCCTACTTCCGCGCCGAGATCAGCGTCCGCCGCGAGGACGACGCGGTGACGCTGCGGAGCCGACGGACCCATCCGGGGGCTCCGCCGGCGCGGTTCGCGGGGACGTACCGCCCGCGCGAGGAGCCGACGGCCCCCGAACCCGGGACGCTCGACCACTTCCTGACGGAGAATTACCGGTTCTACACCGCGGGGAACCGGCTGTACTACGGGGACATCTCTCACCCGCCGTGGCCGCTCGCAACGGCCGAGGTGGACATCGAGTCGAACACGCTGTTCGCGGCGAACGGGTTCGACCGCCCCGACGGCGACCCGATCGCCCACTACGCTCCCGGAACGGAAGTGACCGCGGGTCGACTCCGCCGCGTCCGATAG
- a CDS encoding CopD family protein, with product MVVDTVMTTLHVLLGALWVGSVVFVAGAILPAAVEGALDAAPLETIADRLVYLSRGASVVMLLTGGHLAGTRYTVESLTGTGRGHLVLAMLALWLVLAALVEVGRSRLVDGLQEKRVRTPAAEVTTIFRAAAVVGILLLVDAGLLASGLTL from the coding sequence ATGGTAGTCGACACAGTGATGACGACTCTACACGTCCTCCTGGGGGCGCTGTGGGTCGGCAGCGTCGTCTTCGTCGCCGGAGCGATTCTCCCCGCCGCAGTCGAGGGGGCGCTGGACGCCGCCCCGCTGGAAACGATCGCCGACCGGCTCGTCTATCTCTCCCGCGGCGCATCGGTCGTGATGTTGCTCACCGGCGGCCACCTCGCCGGCACGCGCTACACCGTCGAGAGCCTCACCGGCACCGGTCGCGGGCACCTCGTCCTCGCGATGCTCGCGCTCTGGCTGGTCCTCGCCGCGCTCGTCGAGGTCGGGCGGAGCCGCCTCGTCGACGGGCTGCAGGAGAAGCGCGTCCGGACGCCGGCGGCGGAGGTCACGACGATCTTCCGCGCGGCAGCCGTCGTCGGCATTCTCCTGCTGGTCGACGCGGGACTGCTCGCCTCGGGGCTCACGCTCTAG
- a CDS encoding PH domain-containing protein, giving the protein MNRLDSRIRWLWIGRAVLTAAVLAGIVFGAGRVADPAWLPGWAPAAVFVAFAGLGTLSAVLRYRAWRFEVREDSLYLERGVLTKVRTVVPFVRIQHVDTARSPTERLAGLASTVVYTAGSRGADVSVPGLTPSDADDLRERLKRLAIRSEGEDAV; this is encoded by the coding sequence ATGAATCGACTCGATTCCCGCATCCGATGGCTCTGGATCGGCCGCGCCGTCCTGACGGCCGCGGTCCTCGCCGGCATCGTCTTCGGTGCCGGTCGCGTCGCCGACCCGGCGTGGCTCCCGGGGTGGGCACCCGCGGCCGTCTTCGTCGCGTTCGCCGGACTCGGGACGCTGTCCGCGGTGCTCCGGTACCGAGCGTGGCGCTTCGAGGTCCGCGAGGACTCGCTGTATCTCGAACGCGGCGTCCTCACGAAGGTCCGCACGGTCGTCCCGTTCGTTCGCATCCAGCACGTCGACACCGCCCGCTCGCCCACCGAGCGGCTCGCCGGCCTCGCGAGCACCGTGGTCTACACCGCCGGCTCGCGCGGGGCCGACGTCTCGGTGCCGGGACTCACGCCGAGCGACGCCGACGACCTCCGGGAGCGGCTGAAACGGCTGGCGATCCGCTCGGAGGGCGAGGACGCCGTCTGA
- a CDS encoding PH domain-containing protein has protein sequence MPRSLSPLSVPYRVLQRGGGLAVALAFLLGGGVNLPFLGPAGPLALLFVAGVAALALVGYETAYVRRFEYELTADTLDIDSGVLSRRSREIPIRRIQNVDISRNVIQRLLGIAVVSFETAGGGETEAQLRYVTFEEAKRLQRELARLKRGASADAEGEDAERAAVEPESTELFALDRSELAILGALSVDLRVPGILFLLVSTVGSTVISTYLSSIPGVALVVVAGALLLAVAVVSWVVGAAAAIVEYYDFRLVRSGDELQYERGLLQRYDGSIPFDKIQTLTVADNPLKRHFGYATLYIETAGYTPGSSTGSRGSEAAIPLAEREHVLELVEELEPVGEVDFERPPRRARRRYLVRYFLVVGVLTGILAAARSLLSLPVPWWPPLLLVPLAALFAHLTWRHRGHWLGDHHVVTRNGVLRRETKIVPYYRIQTVIDSRSVFQRRLGLATVTVDTAGSLSLGGQDAAAVDVSDATADRLRDELESRLGQAVDAYRAGRAGIGFEDEYARSGAASGGDGDSSAGGADGDDDPAGHADSDGDSAGHTDDDPAGGADGDANDARTPRSDGDADAP, from the coding sequence ATGCCCCGCTCGCTCTCGCCGCTGTCGGTCCCCTACCGCGTGCTCCAGCGCGGCGGCGGCCTCGCCGTCGCGCTCGCCTTCCTGCTCGGAGGCGGCGTCAACCTCCCGTTCCTCGGTCCCGCGGGACCGCTGGCCCTGCTGTTCGTCGCCGGCGTGGCGGCGCTCGCACTCGTCGGCTACGAGACGGCGTACGTCCGACGGTTCGAGTACGAACTCACCGCCGACACCCTCGACATCGACTCCGGCGTCCTCTCGCGTCGGAGCCGCGAGATTCCGATCCGGCGGATCCAGAACGTCGACATCTCGCGAAACGTGATCCAGCGTCTGCTGGGCATCGCCGTCGTCTCGTTCGAGACCGCCGGTGGCGGCGAGACGGAGGCGCAGCTCCGGTACGTCACATTCGAGGAGGCAAAGCGCCTCCAGCGCGAACTCGCGCGACTGAAGCGGGGCGCGTCGGCGGACGCGGAAGGCGAAGACGCCGAGCGGGCGGCGGTCGAACCCGAGTCGACCGAACTGTTCGCGCTCGACCGGAGCGAACTGGCGATCCTCGGCGCCCTGTCGGTCGACCTCCGCGTTCCCGGTATTCTCTTCCTCCTGGTTTCGACGGTCGGATCGACCGTCATCTCGACGTATCTCTCGTCGATTCCCGGCGTCGCCCTGGTCGTCGTCGCCGGCGCGCTCCTCCTCGCCGTCGCGGTCGTCTCCTGGGTCGTCGGTGCCGCCGCCGCCATCGTCGAGTACTACGACTTCAGACTGGTCCGCTCCGGCGACGAACTCCAGTACGAGCGGGGGCTCCTCCAGCGCTACGACGGGTCGATCCCGTTCGACAAGATCCAGACGCTGACGGTCGCCGACAACCCGCTGAAACGGCACTTCGGCTACGCGACGCTGTACATCGAGACGGCGGGGTACACGCCCGGCAGTTCGACCGGATCGCGGGGCTCGGAGGCGGCGATCCCGCTGGCCGAACGCGAGCACGTCCTGGAGTTGGTCGAGGAACTCGAACCCGTCGGCGAGGTCGACTTCGAGCGCCCCCCGCGCCGGGCGCGGCGGCGGTACCTCGTCCGCTACTTCCTCGTGGTGGGCGTGCTGACGGGGATACTCGCCGCCGCGCGCTCGCTGTTGTCGCTGCCGGTACCGTGGTGGCCCCCGCTGCTCCTGGTTCCGCTCGCGGCCCTGTTCGCGCATCTGACGTGGCGTCACCGTGGACACTGGCTGGGTGATCACCACGTCGTCACGCGGAACGGCGTGCTGCGGCGCGAGACGAAGATCGTTCCCTACTACCGGATCCAGACGGTCATCGACTCCCGAAGCGTCTTCCAGCGTCGACTCGGCCTCGCGACCGTCACGGTCGACACCGCCGGCTCGCTCTCGCTGGGCGGACAGGACGCGGCCGCGGTCGACGTGTCGGATGCGACGGCCGACCGACTCCGGGACGAACTCGAGTCGCGCCTCGGGCAGGCCGTCGACGCCTACCGCGCCGGCCGCGCCGGGATCGGGTTCGAGGACGAGTACGCGCGGTCCGGAGCGGCCTCCGGAGGCGACGGCGACAGTTCGGCGGGAGGCGCCGACGGCGACGACGACCCGGCGGGACACGCCGACAGCGACGGCGATTCGGCGGGACATACTGACGACGACCCGGCGGGAGGCGCCGACGGCGACGCCAACGATGCACGGACCCCGCGCTCCGACGGGGACGCGGACGCTCCCTGA
- a CDS encoding DUF2309 domain-containing protein, which yields MSTETAIHDSIEQASTAVGRVWPLHSFVTANPLAGFEDRPFHEAVAHGERLFGGDGYPSAAVFRRAWERGQIDPEILREELERNGHDADPETALDRMSAEAAADDSSADPAESETTPSDRVDSVLTKWLASFLDQGRAEWPMADRSEGFYRAFRSVGRHDREIPDAAAVGDLPDDPIETLADRLDGHRRDEWVAIFEHHLTALPGWSGLIRQRVEDGDSWQSAHPITLPGYLAVRLTLADAFGAPIAPAAVSDGTADAPGTSAGAEADGGVPLAEVWLNAWEATYREELVDAVAEESATRARSDDGDRPDAQLVFCIDTRSEVIRRHVEATGNYETHGYAGFFGVPMRYQGYGSDVGADACPPIVDAAHRIEERPTDGQDHRHASHDRWTHAVEAGEALLHSLKSNAATAFSFVETSGSGYGAALAARTLLPGGVRNLLNAVDERVPNAREFCRQTLERDDDSHGDLPLGMAFEERVEYAATAFELMGWDEFARVVAFAGHASETSNNAFGSSLDCGACAGNPGGPNARVLASICNDDAVRTALAARGIEIPEDTVFVAAEHNTTTDEVSLYDDSVPASHADDVEQLRADLATAAEGAAAERAESLNADSSNAGRETARRAGDWAETRPEWGLAGNAGFVIGPRDLTADLDLNGRAFLHSYDWRADPDGDALEGILTGPMVVTQWINTQYYFATVDTAAYGSGSKVTHNPIGNVGVYQGNGGDLMRGLPLQSVTGTDGEPYHQPLRLSTVIHAPVDRVTDVLSEHPTLTTLLDNDWLSLTVVDPTRDHEAFHYEEELSWTGLEADAEPASPQPAVAPPADD from the coding sequence ATGAGTACTGAGACTGCGATTCACGACAGTATCGAACAGGCGTCGACCGCCGTGGGCCGCGTCTGGCCGCTCCACTCGTTCGTGACGGCCAACCCCCTCGCTGGCTTCGAGGACCGGCCCTTCCACGAGGCGGTGGCGCACGGCGAGCGGCTGTTCGGGGGCGACGGGTACCCGAGCGCCGCGGTCTTCCGCCGCGCGTGGGAGCGCGGCCAGATCGACCCGGAGATTCTCCGGGAGGAACTGGAACGGAACGGGCACGACGCCGACCCCGAGACGGCCCTCGACCGGATGTCCGCCGAGGCGGCCGCCGACGACTCGTCCGCCGATCCCGCCGAGTCCGAGACGACCCCGTCGGACCGTGTCGACAGCGTCCTGACGAAGTGGCTGGCCTCGTTCCTCGATCAGGGCCGCGCGGAGTGGCCGATGGCGGATCGCTCGGAGGGGTTCTACCGCGCGTTCCGTTCAGTCGGACGCCACGACCGGGAGATCCCAGACGCCGCGGCAGTCGGCGACCTCCCGGACGATCCGATCGAGACCCTGGCCGACCGCCTCGACGGGCACCGGCGGGACGAGTGGGTGGCGATCTTCGAGCATCACCTGACCGCCCTCCCCGGCTGGAGCGGCCTGATCAGACAGCGCGTCGAAGACGGCGACTCCTGGCAGTCGGCGCACCCGATCACGCTTCCCGGGTACCTGGCCGTCAGGCTGACGCTCGCCGACGCGTTCGGCGCGCCCATCGCGCCCGCAGCGGTCTCGGACGGGACCGCGGACGCTCCGGGCACGTCCGCCGGCGCCGAGGCCGACGGCGGCGTCCCGCTGGCCGAGGTCTGGCTGAACGCCTGGGAGGCGACGTACCGCGAGGAGTTGGTCGACGCCGTCGCCGAGGAGAGCGCCACCCGCGCGAGATCGGACGACGGCGACCGCCCCGACGCGCAGTTGGTCTTCTGCATCGACACGCGCTCGGAGGTCATCCGCCGGCACGTCGAAGCCACGGGCAACTACGAGACGCACGGCTACGCCGGGTTCTTCGGCGTCCCGATGCGCTACCAGGGATACGGCTCCGACGTCGGGGCCGACGCGTGCCCGCCGATCGTCGACGCCGCCCACCGGATCGAAGAGCGGCCGACAGACGGCCAAGATCACCGCCACGCGAGCCACGACCGGTGGACCCACGCGGTCGAGGCGGGCGAGGCGCTCCTCCACTCGCTCAAGTCGAATGCCGCGACGGCGTTCAGTTTCGTCGAGACGTCCGGAAGCGGGTACGGGGCGGCGCTCGCGGCCCGGACGCTCCTCCCTGGTGGCGTCCGCAACCTCCTGAACGCGGTCGACGAGCGGGTGCCGAACGCTCGGGAGTTCTGCCGCCAGACGCTCGAACGCGACGACGACTCCCACGGCGACCTCCCGCTGGGGATGGCGTTCGAGGAGCGCGTCGAGTACGCCGCGACGGCCTTCGAGCTGATGGGGTGGGACGAGTTCGCCCGCGTCGTCGCGTTCGCGGGTCACGCGAGCGAGACCTCGAACAACGCGTTCGGATCGAGCCTCGACTGCGGGGCCTGCGCCGGCAACCCCGGCGGTCCGAACGCCCGCGTCCTCGCGTCGATCTGCAACGACGACGCGGTGCGCACGGCGCTTGCAGCGCGGGGCATCGAAATTCCCGAGGACACCGTCTTCGTCGCCGCCGAGCACAACACCACGACCGACGAGGTGTCGCTGTACGACGATTCGGTTCCCGCCAGCCACGCGGACGACGTCGAACAGTTGCGCGCCGACCTCGCGACCGCCGCCGAGGGTGCGGCCGCAGAGCGCGCCGAATCGCTGAACGCGGACTCGTCGAACGCCGGGCGCGAGACGGCGCGTCGCGCCGGCGATTGGGCCGAAACCCGCCCCGAGTGGGGCCTCGCCGGCAACGCGGGGTTCGTCATCGGGCCGCGGGACCTCACCGCCGACCTCGATCTGAACGGGCGCGCCTTCCTCCACTCCTACGACTGGCGCGCGGACCCCGACGGCGACGCCCTGGAGGGCATCCTCACCGGCCCGATGGTCGTCACGCAGTGGATCAACACCCAGTACTACTTCGCCACTGTCGACACGGCCGCCTACGGGAGCGGCTCGAAGGTGACCCACAACCCGATCGGCAACGTCGGCGTGTATCAGGGCAACGGCGGCGACCTGATGCGCGGCCTCCCGCTCCAGTCGGTGACGGGGACGGACGGCGAACCCTACCACCAGCCGCTCCGGCTCTCCACGGTGATCCACGCGCCGGTCGACCGCGTGACCGACGTCCTCTCCGAGCACCCGACACTCACCACGCTCCTCGACAACGACTGGCTGTCGCTGACGGTCGTCGATCCGACCCGGGATCACGAGGCCTTCCACTACGAGGAGGAACTCTCGTGGACGGGGCTCGAAGCGGATGCGGAACCCGCTTCCCCGCAGCCCGCAGTGGCACCGCCCGCTGACGACTGA
- a CDS encoding proton-conducting transporter membrane subunit: MTGENQSTTIGELPNANPERTTLVPVVLTRLVWGLCAVSLVAVGARLLGWWPATVALGDAVAVDGLTLLLWVVVTFFSGIVHSYSRRYMAGDSGFVRFFTRVFAFTLVVMVLVAANHAALFAAAWLAMGLVMADLIGHVREWPQAGSAASLARRYFLASSGLLGLALAVSWWQTGATTVAGIGASVGSLPTSTVLLVSALLVLAAMIQSALLPFHTWLLASMTAPTPASALMHAGFVNAGGILLVRFAPVVTVSPEVLLGIVVLGAVSALGGKLLKSVQPDVKRRLGCSTTGQMGFMIMQAGLGFFGAAITHLILHGFYKAYKFLSSGARVERTSPTAESHGAPLGVVGTVATVLSAAAGGAVFVLLTGKGAGLDTGLLLTLVVVLTTLHATRETIGQAELSPVTRAAAVPLVFLPAIAVYGVVYQAVGAVLAGLPVVAAPVPLTLGHGLVAAAFVLAYLAIETGVHRRSRRLYVTLLNASQPPTATVLNSTEDYNEY, translated from the coding sequence ATGACAGGAGAGAATCAGTCGACGACGATCGGAGAGTTGCCGAACGCTAATCCGGAGCGGACGACGCTCGTGCCGGTCGTGCTCACGCGACTCGTGTGGGGGCTCTGCGCTGTGAGTCTCGTCGCGGTCGGCGCGCGACTGCTGGGATGGTGGCCGGCGACCGTTGCACTCGGCGACGCCGTCGCGGTCGACGGACTGACGCTGTTGCTGTGGGTCGTCGTGACTTTCTTCAGCGGGATCGTCCACAGCTACTCGCGCCGGTATATGGCCGGTGACAGCGGGTTCGTGCGGTTCTTTACCAGAGTGTTCGCCTTCACGCTGGTCGTGATGGTGCTCGTCGCGGCGAACCACGCGGCGCTCTTCGCGGCCGCGTGGCTGGCGATGGGCCTCGTGATGGCCGATCTGATCGGGCACGTCCGCGAGTGGCCGCAGGCGGGGTCGGCGGCGAGTCTCGCCCGTCGGTACTTCCTCGCGAGCAGCGGCCTGCTGGGTCTCGCCCTGGCGGTCTCGTGGTGGCAGACCGGCGCGACGACCGTCGCCGGGATCGGTGCGTCGGTCGGGTCACTCCCGACCTCGACGGTGCTTCTCGTCTCCGCACTCCTCGTCCTGGCGGCGATGATCCAGTCGGCGCTGCTTCCGTTCCACACCTGGCTCCTCGCCTCGATGACCGCCCCCACCCCCGCGTCGGCGTTGATGCACGCGGGGTTCGTCAACGCGGGCGGGATTCTGCTGGTGCGGTTCGCCCCCGTCGTGACGGTGAGCCCGGAGGTACTGCTCGGGATCGTCGTGCTCGGAGCCGTCAGCGCGCTCGGCGGGAAGCTCCTGAAGTCGGTTCAACCCGACGTCAAGCGCCGGCTCGGCTGCTCGACGACCGGTCAGATGGGCTTTATGATTATGCAGGCCGGCCTGGGGTTCTTCGGCGCGGCGATCACCCACCTCATTCTGCACGGGTTCTACAAGGCCTACAAGTTCCTCTCGTCGGGGGCCCGGGTCGAACGGACGAGCCCCACGGCGGAGTCACACGGCGCCCCCCTCGGAGTCGTCGGCACGGTCGCGACGGTCCTGTCGGCAGCGGCCGGCGGGGCGGTGTTCGTGTTGCTCACCGGCAAGGGCGCGGGACTCGACACCGGACTCCTGCTGACGCTCGTCGTCGTGTTGACGACGCTGCACGCGACGCGGGAGACGATCGGACAGGCCGAGCTCTCGCCGGTGACCCGGGCGGCCGCCGTCCCGCTCGTGTTCCTCCCCGCGATCGCCGTCTACGGGGTGGTCTATCAGGCCGTCGGAGCCGTCCTGGCGGGGCTGCCAGTCGTCGCCGCGCCGGTACCGCTGACCCTGGGACACGGCCTCGTCGCCGCCGCGTTCGTCCTGGCGTACCTCGCGATCGAGACGGGAGTCCACCGTCGCAGCCGGCGTCTCTACGTGACGCTCCTGAACGCGTCCCAGCCGCCGACCGCGACGGTGCTGAATTCCACGGAGGACTACAATGAGTACTGA
- a CDS encoding Lrp/AsnC family transcriptional regulator, with protein sequence MAEREIDDVDRAILHALQEDARNMSSGDIAERTGTSDSTVRKRIQRLEKDGVVKGYSAEVDYQASGYPLRMLLFCTASIPDRGELIPEILEIDGVVSVQELVTGEQNLLVTVVGHTDDDITPVAQELLEMGLTVADEVLVRSHETKPFGEFDPD encoded by the coding sequence ATGGCCGAACGGGAGATCGACGACGTCGACAGGGCGATCCTCCACGCGCTTCAGGAGGACGCGCGGAACATGTCGTCAGGTGACATCGCCGAGCGAACGGGGACGTCAGACAGCACCGTCCGCAAGCGGATTCAGCGACTCGAGAAGGACGGGGTCGTCAAGGGCTACAGCGCCGAGGTGGATTATCAGGCGTCGGGCTATCCGCTCCGAATGCTGCTCTTCTGCACCGCGTCGATCCCCGACCGCGGGGAGCTCATCCCGGAGATCCTGGAGATCGACGGCGTCGTCTCGGTCCAGGAGTTGGTCACCGGCGAGCAGAACCTCCTCGTAACCGTCGTCGGGCACACGGACGACGACATCACCCCCGTCGCGCAGGAACTGTTGGAGATGGGCCTGACCGTCGCCGACGAGGTGCTCGTCCGGAGTCACGAGACGAAGCCGTTCGGCGAGTTCGACCCCGACTGA